Proteins encoded by one window of Cyanobium sp. NS01:
- a CDS encoding HIT family protein: protein MIPRRHGADGLELHQPEWNAVVELLKLRREQLSAQDATISRWNVGLNSGEAAGQTVFHAHWHLIPRREGDCQQPRGGVRGVIPSRRVY from the coding sequence GTGATCCCGCGGCGTCATGGGGCCGACGGGCTGGAGCTGCACCAGCCGGAGTGGAACGCCGTGGTGGAGCTGCTGAAGCTGCGGCGGGAGCAGCTGAGTGCCCAGGACGCCACGATCAGCCGCTGGAATGTGGGGCTGAACTCAGGCGAAGCGGCGGGGCAGACGGTCTTTCATGCGCACTGGCATCTGATCCCGAGGCGGGAGGGGGATTGTCAGCAGCCACGGGGTGGGGTGCGGGGGGTGATCCCGTCGAGACGGGTCTACTGA
- a CDS encoding addiction module protein, translated as MNDLLTLPLAQRLELVQTLWDSIAAEQIGPELTEPDRQLIDQRLERFLADGDPGLDADAVLDSLEQSL; from the coding sequence GTGAATGACCTACTGACCCTGCCCCTGGCGCAACGGCTGGAGCTGGTGCAGACCCTTTGGGACTCCATCGCCGCCGAGCAGATCGGCCCAGAACTCACGGAACCTGATCGCCAACTGATCGATCAGCGGCTGGAGCGCTTCCTGGCGGACGGTGACCCCGGCCTTGATGCAGATGCGGTGCTGGACTCCCTGGAGCAGTCCCTCTGA
- a CDS encoding HNH endonuclease: MPSASSAARKCLPTAAATAARGRCECCGAHEHQRALEVEPIIPKNQGGSDAISNLQALCFRSNAGKRDGCLPTQEGAPTSAACRTPTATAKRAVCSARWRAADGCCWRTRGTAW, from the coding sequence ATGCCTTCCGCGAGCAGCGCGGCGAGGAAGTGTTTGCCCACCGCAGCCGCCACCGCAGCCCGGGGCCGCTGCGAGTGCTGCGGTGCCCACGAGCACCAGCGGGCCCTGGAGGTGGAACCCATCATCCCCAAAAACCAGGGCGGCTCCGACGCCATCAGCAACCTGCAGGCGCTCTGCTTCCGCAGCAACGCCGGCAAGCGCGACGGCTGTTTGCCTACGCAAGAGGGCGCACCGACTTCCGCGGCCTGCAGGACACCTACGGCCACCGCGAAGCGGGCTGTGTGTTCTGCGCGCTGGAGGGCAGCGGACGGGTGCTGCTGGAGAACGAGGGGCACAGCCTGGTGA
- a CDS encoding type I restriction endonuclease subunit R — protein MPTPGEHKTVQSRILAYAEAIGWTIVSQEEAEQRRGFDQEVPNSDRAKNRSLFFDVLLDAKVREFNPRYAEAVGALLGQFRHLHTDIYGNREFVEHLRNRGKFFDHEEKRERDLILIDYDDRDRVPEARKNIYEVTEEWAFHNGHYGTREDVVFLINGIPVLVIECKNADKQEAIDLGIDQIRRYHRETPELFVSQQLFTATDAIGFSYGVSWNTVRRNLFNWKHEQVGQLEGKIKSFCAIPQLLDFLQHYIVFAEKDEELNKYILRQHQTAAVDASVGRALDPHRRRGLIWHTQGSGKTFTMIKAAERLFRVPEADKPTVLLMIDRNELEDQMLKNLAALGLGNLEHASSIARLNQLLRDDYRGIIVTMIHKFRDMPADLNTRSNIYVLIDEAHRTTGGDLGTFLMAGLPNATFIGFTGTPVDRTVYGKGTFKTFGCEDDKGYLHKYSIADSIEDGTTLPLYYQLAPNEMLVPHETLDAEFLSLAEAEGVADIEELNKILERAVNLKNFLKGKDRIQQVARFVANHYLQNVEPLGYKAFLVGVDREACALYKHALDAVFTEMGLPTELSEIVYTGNNNDSALLKEFHLDQKKERQIRKSFGKLDQQPKILIVTEKLLTGFDAPVLYAMYLDKPMRDHTLLQAIARVNRPYENEAQKMVKPHGFVLDFVGIFDKLEKALAFDSDEINAIVKDLKLLKVLFLNKMESKAPVYIGLIEQNFNDKDVDTLIQHFRDPERRKEFFKDYKEIEMLYEIISPDAFLRPFLDDFATLSATYSIVRKAYSTTVSVDREFQRKTNDLVQQSVSASQLQARGILEAVLINSDTIELIKNQQGGDGSKVINLVKSIEKFADDHSDDPFLIAMAERARLVQESFEQRQTSTSEAMEALLAEVRQNETRKQEQAEKGFDGLTFFVYRSLLNAKVNNPEAVSTRIKAAFVSYPNWKRSENALRELRKQVTFAIYAECDELEQVTPIVDELFTMLEKADRI, from the coding sequence GTGCCAACGCCTGGAGAGCATAAAACTGTCCAATCGCGAATCCTCGCCTACGCTGAGGCCATCGGCTGGACAATTGTGTCCCAAGAAGAAGCCGAGCAGCGACGGGGCTTTGATCAAGAGGTTCCGAACAGCGACCGCGCCAAGAACCGATCCCTCTTCTTCGACGTCCTGCTCGACGCCAAGGTCCGAGAATTCAACCCGCGCTACGCCGAGGCGGTGGGCGCCTTACTCGGGCAGTTCCGCCATCTCCACACCGACATCTACGGCAACCGGGAGTTCGTGGAGCACCTGCGCAACCGTGGCAAGTTCTTCGACCACGAGGAGAAGCGAGAGCGCGACCTGATCCTGATCGATTACGACGACCGTGACAGGGTGCCGGAGGCACGCAAGAACATCTATGAAGTTACCGAGGAGTGGGCCTTTCACAACGGCCACTACGGCACACGAGAGGATGTGGTCTTTTTGATCAACGGCATCCCGGTGCTGGTGATCGAGTGCAAGAACGCCGATAAGCAGGAAGCCATCGATCTGGGCATCGATCAGATCCGCCGCTACCACCGCGAAACGCCCGAGCTGTTCGTGAGCCAGCAGCTGTTCACCGCCACCGATGCCATCGGCTTTTCCTATGGCGTGAGTTGGAACACGGTGCGGCGCAACCTCTTCAACTGGAAGCATGAGCAGGTGGGCCAGCTGGAGGGCAAGATCAAGAGCTTTTGCGCCATCCCGCAGCTTCTCGATTTCCTGCAGCACTACATCGTCTTTGCTGAGAAAGACGAAGAACTCAACAAATACATCCTGCGCCAGCACCAGACCGCAGCTGTCGATGCGTCCGTTGGCCGTGCCCTGGATCCCCATCGCCGGCGCGGCCTGATCTGGCACACCCAGGGCAGCGGCAAGACCTTCACCATGATCAAGGCCGCCGAGCGACTCTTCCGCGTACCGGAAGCCGACAAGCCCACTGTGCTGCTGATGATCGACCGCAATGAGCTGGAAGATCAGATGCTCAAGAACCTCGCAGCCCTCGGCCTGGGCAACCTGGAACACGCCAGCAGCATCGCCCGCCTCAACCAGCTCCTACGCGATGACTACCGGGGCATCATCGTGACGATGATCCACAAGTTCCGCGACATGCCGGCGGATCTCAACACCCGCTCCAACATCTATGTGTTGATCGACGAAGCCCACCGCACCACCGGCGGTGACCTCGGCACCTTCCTCATGGCCGGCCTGCCGAATGCCACCTTCATTGGCTTCACCGGAACCCCCGTCGACAGAACCGTCTACGGCAAGGGCACCTTCAAAACTTTCGGCTGCGAAGACGACAAGGGTTACCTGCACAAGTACTCCATCGCCGACAGCATCGAAGACGGCACCACCCTGCCCCTTTACTACCAGCTCGCCCCCAACGAGATGCTCGTGCCCCACGAGACGCTCGACGCCGAGTTTCTCTCCCTCGCCGAAGCCGAGGGGGTGGCCGACATTGAGGAGCTCAACAAAATCCTTGAGCGGGCGGTGAACCTCAAGAATTTCCTCAAGGGCAAAGACCGCATCCAGCAAGTGGCACGCTTCGTGGCAAACCACTATCTGCAGAACGTGGAGCCCCTCGGCTACAAGGCCTTCCTGGTGGGTGTCGACCGTGAAGCCTGCGCCCTCTACAAGCATGCCCTCGATGCCGTGTTCACCGAGATGGGCCTGCCCACTGAGCTTTCGGAGATCGTCTACACCGGCAACAACAACGACTCAGCCCTGCTCAAGGAGTTCCACCTCGATCAGAAGAAGGAACGCCAGATCCGCAAGAGCTTTGGCAAGCTCGATCAGCAGCCCAAGATCCTGATCGTCACCGAGAAACTACTCACCGGCTTCGATGCGCCCGTGCTCTATGCGATGTATCTCGATAAACCGATGCGCGATCACACCCTGCTGCAGGCCATCGCCCGGGTGAACCGCCCCTACGAGAACGAGGCCCAGAAAATGGTGAAGCCCCACGGCTTCGTGCTTGATTTCGTGGGCATCTTCGACAAGCTCGAAAAGGCCCTTGCCTTCGACAGCGACGAGATCAACGCCATCGTCAAAGACCTCAAGCTGCTGAAAGTGCTCTTCCTGAACAAGATGGAGAGCAAGGCACCTGTCTACATTGGCCTGATCGAGCAGAACTTCAACGACAAGGACGTCGACACCCTGATCCAGCACTTTCGCGATCCCGAGCGGCGCAAGGAGTTCTTCAAGGACTACAAGGAGATCGAGATGCTCTACGAGATCATCTCACCCGATGCCTTCCTGCGGCCTTTCCTGGATGATTTCGCCACGCTCTCAGCCACCTATTCCATCGTTCGCAAGGCCTACAGCACCACTGTGTCGGTGGATCGTGAGTTTCAGCGTAAAACCAATGACCTGGTGCAGCAGAGCGTGAGCGCGAGCCAGCTTCAGGCCCGCGGCATTCTCGAGGCCGTGCTGATCAACAGCGACACGATTGAACTGATCAAGAATCAACAGGGTGGTGACGGCAGCAAAGTGATCAACCTGGTCAAAAGCATCGAGAAGTTCGCCGATGACCACAGCGACGACCCCTTCCTGATCGCCATGGCCGAGCGGGCCCGGCTGGTGCAGGAGAGCTTTGAGCAGCGTCAGACCTCCACGTCCGAGGCAATGGAGGCACTGCTGGCCGAGGTGCGTCAGAACGAAACCCGCAAGCAGGAGCAAGCCGAGAAGGGCTTCGATGGGCTCACGTTCTTCGTGTACCGCTCCCTGCTCAATGCGAAGGTCAACAATCCAGAGGCCGTGAGCACCAGGATCAAGGCCGCCTTCGTGTCTTACCCGAACTGGAAGCGAAGCGAAAACGCACTGCGTGAGCTGCGTAAGCAGGTCACCTTCGCCATCTATGCCGAGTGCGATGAGCTGGAGCAGGTCACACCAATCGTCGATGAGCTGTTCACCATGCTGGAGAAGGCGGACCGCATCTGA
- a CDS encoding DUF433 domain-containing protein, with product MSAPNPADRHEPLCRLGWKTQGTAMTDQLGRITIDPEICHGKPTIRGLRYPVEMILELLSAGMSASEILADYPDLESVDITAVLEYATQLSRVQRIEVLSA from the coding sequence ATGTCGGCGCCAAATCCAGCCGATCGTCATGAGCCTCTGTGCCGCTTAGGCTGGAAAACCCAGGGAACCGCCATGACAGACCAGCTTGGTCGCATCACCATCGACCCTGAGATCTGTCACGGGAAGCCAACGATCCGCGGGTTGCGTTATCCTGTGGAGATGATACTTGAATTGCTGTCTGCAGGAATGAGTGCGTCGGAAATTCTTGCCGATTACCCTGATCTTGAGTCAGTCGATATCACAGCAGTGCTGGAGTACGCAACTCAGCTGTCACGAGTTCAGCGCATTGAAGTTCTCTCTGCATGA
- a CDS encoding HNH endonuclease: protein MPSYWWVNHKQTYRQETDGGYIWSPKANANGARNVSYDNLSRCQRGDVVFSYANGRISQLGLVETAAVTAAKPPEFGSAGENWSQEGWLVRVNWQPLRQALVPQTFFALLQPLLPERHSPISTSTGRGNQGVYLAGLSESLGLLLLRLIEEHADPAVRVHLVVLAEEGEYTAALLDDMQRLREVPSSTERDALTKARLGQGLFRHRVSELEPACRVTGLARQEFLVASHIKAWRSCDNSERLSGSNGLLLSPHVDKLFDRHWISFDSGGELIWRHEAAGEALRCWGIDGANLIRPFSREQEAFLSAHREALRH from the coding sequence GTGCCCTCCTACTGGTGGGTGAACCACAAACAGACCTATCGGCAGGAGACCGACGGCGGCTACATCTGGTCGCCGAAGGCCAATGCCAACGGCGCCCGCAATGTGAGCTACGACAACCTCAGCCGCTGCCAGCGGGGGGATGTGGTGTTCAGCTATGCCAATGGGCGGATCAGCCAGCTGGGCCTGGTGGAAACGGCGGCGGTCACTGCAGCCAAGCCGCCGGAGTTCGGCTCAGCGGGGGAGAACTGGAGCCAGGAGGGCTGGCTGGTGCGGGTGAACTGGCAGCCGCTGCGCCAGGCGTTGGTACCCCAGACGTTCTTTGCGTTGCTGCAACCGCTGCTGCCGGAACGCCACAGCCCGATCAGCACCAGCACCGGCCGGGGCAACCAGGGGGTGTACCTGGCCGGGCTGAGCGAAAGCCTGGGGCTGCTGTTGCTCCGGCTAATCGAGGAGCACGCCGATCCGGCGGTGCGGGTGCACTTGGTGGTGCTGGCGGAAGAGGGGGAGTACACCGCCGCGCTGCTCGATGACATGCAGCGGTTGCGGGAGGTACCCAGCAGCACCGAGCGCGATGCCCTCACCAAAGCGCGGCTGGGGCAGGGATTGTTTCGCCATCGGGTGTCGGAGCTGGAGCCGGCCTGCCGGGTCACGGGGCTGGCGCGGCAGGAGTTCCTGGTGGCGAGCCACATCAAAGCCTGGCGATCCTGCGACAACAGCGAGCGGCTGAGCGGATCCAATGGCCTGCTGCTCTCCCCCCATGTAGACAAACTGTTTGACCGCCATTGGATCAGCTTCGATTCAGGCGGTGAACTGATCTGGCGGCACGAGGCGGCAGGGGAGGCCTTGCGTTGTTGGGGCATCGACGGGGCGAATCTGATCCGGCCGTTCAGCCGGGAGCAGGAGGCGTTCTTGAGTGCCCACCGAGAAGCCCTGAGGCACTGA
- a CDS encoding addiction module protein, which produces MAANLPLGQMSLEDKLEAMELLWADLSATPDQVVSPAWHRDELRRRRNQLEQGSARFQSWNDAMTDLKAELRGYQAP; this is translated from the coding sequence ATGGCGGCGAATCTTCCCCTGGGCCAGATGAGTCTGGAAGACAAACTTGAGGCGATGGAACTCCTATGGGCGGATCTCTCCGCCACGCCCGATCAGGTCGTATCGCCTGCCTGGCATCGCGATGAATTACGGCGGCGCCGCAACCAGCTGGAGCAGGGTTCCGCCCGGTTTCAGTCTTGGAACGACGCCATGACTGACCTCAAGGCCGAGCTTCGTGGATATCAGGCTCCTTGA
- a CDS encoding GIY-YIG nuclease family protein has protein sequence MTPARPFALRLFVPSGQPDGMRIVEKTNWSGIGFVVPRSQLKEFTQRPEASRPGVYVLSGPDPEGGADRVYIGEADPLGRRLEQHQTRDFWTTAFAFTSKDGYLNKAHAQHLEARLIRLAQEAKRCRLENAVQGRSITLAEMDRAEADGFLEELLLCCPVLGFRAFEQPTGKPAAMSRRLFHLKGPDASGQGFESPGGFTVLRGARGRTDFVVSASPAWVTARAQLVSQGVFLEETGGLTLAQDYEFSSPSQAAIMLLARNANGRTEWKDAKGVTLKEHQEKAAEAASQEA, from the coding sequence ATGACCCCCGCCCGTCCCTTCGCTCTGCGCCTGTTCGTGCCCTCCGGTCAGCCGGACGGCATGCGCATCGTCGAGAAGACGAACTGGAGCGGCATCGGCTTCGTTGTGCCCCGCTCCCAGCTCAAGGAATTCACCCAGCGGCCGGAGGCCAGCCGCCCGGGCGTCTATGTGCTCTCGGGTCCAGACCCGGAAGGTGGTGCCGATCGCGTCTACATCGGCGAAGCCGATCCCCTGGGCCGCCGCCTGGAGCAGCATCAGACCAGGGACTTCTGGACCACCGCCTTTGCCTTCACCTCCAAAGACGGCTACCTCAACAAGGCCCATGCCCAGCATCTGGAGGCCCGCCTGATCCGTCTGGCCCAGGAGGCCAAACGCTGCCGCCTGGAGAACGCGGTGCAGGGGCGCTCGATCACCCTGGCGGAGATGGACCGGGCAGAAGCCGATGGCTTTCTCGAAGAGCTGCTTCTCTGCTGCCCAGTGCTCGGCTTCCGCGCTTTTGAGCAGCCCACGGGTAAGCCGGCCGCGATGAGCCGCAGGCTCTTCCACCTCAAGGGCCCGGATGCATCGGGACAGGGCTTCGAGTCGCCCGGAGGCTTCACCGTGCTGCGCGGTGCCAGGGGCCGCACTGACTTCGTCGTCTCCGCCTCTCCCGCCTGGGTGACGGCCAGGGCACAACTGGTGAGCCAGGGCGTGTTTCTGGAGGAAACGGGCGGGTTGACCCTCGCCCAGGACTATGAATTCAGCTCCCCCTCCCAGGCGGCGATCATGCTGCTCGCACGCAACGCCAATGGCCGCACCGAATGGAAAGACGCCAAGGGGGTCACCCTCAAGGAGCACCAGGAAAAAGCGGCGGAAGCAGCTTCGCAGGAGGCATGA
- a CDS encoding M48 family metallopeptidase, translated as MTTNAKAAFKDRVRDWAQKLDVQVVWLGMRPMRHKWASCSTNGHLNFSVDLLSLDQALWDYVIVHELLHFSVPNHGRLWKSLMRAHLGEWEQAEEQLRRHAGSLQPLHPTP; from the coding sequence ATGACCACCAACGCCAAAGCGGCCTTCAAGGACCGGGTGCGCGACTGGGCGCAGAAGCTTGATGTGCAGGTGGTATGGCTCGGCATGCGCCCGATGCGCCACAAGTGGGCCTCCTGCTCCACCAACGGCCATCTCAACTTCAGCGTCGACCTTCTCTCGCTCGATCAGGCCCTGTGGGACTACGTGATCGTCCACGAACTGCTCCACTTCAGCGTTCCCAACCACGGCAGGCTCTGGAAATCCCTGATGCGGGCCCATCTGGGTGAGTGGGAACAGGCGGAGGAACAATTGAGGCGTCATGCCGGATCGCTCCAACCACTCCATCCCACCCCATGA
- a CDS encoding type II toxin-antitoxin system RelE/ParE family toxin: MDIRLLDAATDDLRNGWLFYELQAPGLGNRFLDAVEADVQSLTVYGGIHLQVDGFHRMLIRRFPFALYDVMEATSIDIYAILDCRRDPIWIRRQSSSSSSRRGSATLAFGQVPPSLNSSPPIRLSWPSP, from the coding sequence GTGGATATCAGGCTCCTTGATGCGGCCACCGATGATCTACGGAACGGTTGGTTGTTCTACGAACTTCAGGCACCGGGGCTGGGCAATCGCTTTCTGGATGCCGTCGAAGCTGATGTTCAATCGTTGACTGTCTATGGCGGCATTCATCTTCAGGTCGATGGGTTTCATCGCATGTTGATCAGGCGGTTTCCCTTTGCGCTTTACGACGTGATGGAGGCGACGAGTATCGACATCTACGCCATCCTCGATTGTCGTCGCGATCCGATCTGGATTCGCCGGCAGAGCTCAAGCAGCTCGTCGCGTCGTGGCTCCGCCACGCTGGCCTTCGGCCAGGTACCGCCATCGCTCAACTCGTCGCCGCCGATCAGGCTGTCGTGGCCATCGCCCTAG
- a CDS encoding type II toxin-antitoxin system RelE/ParE family toxin, with amino-acid sequence MRLRLRPEAQLDLEAAARWYEAQEQGLGRLFLEQVRVTFHRIRSNPEAYAVGYRSTRRALIRRFPYGVIYLPVHEQNSIVVLAVLHCGRDPKLWRQRSTP; translated from the coding sequence ATGAGGCTTCGGCTCCGCCCCGAAGCCCAGCTCGATCTCGAGGCTGCGGCCCGCTGGTACGAAGCTCAGGAGCAGGGCCTGGGTCGGCTTTTTCTGGAACAGGTGCGCGTGACTTTCCATCGCATCCGCAGCAACCCTGAGGCCTACGCCGTGGGCTACCGCAGCACCCGTCGAGCCCTGATCCGGCGCTTCCCCTACGGCGTCATCTACCTGCCGGTTCACGAGCAGAACAGCATCGTGGTGCTGGCCGTGCTGCATTGCGGCCGCGACCCAAAGCTCTGGCGACAACGCTCCACACCTTGA
- a CDS encoding HNH endonuclease, whose translation MVGKVLTGNGITLCEKGTYALVGGEELSDGERDQLLQLCRQRLDAFRQQRGEEVFAHRSRHRTAISGSIKVRVLTRARGRCECCGAHEHQRALEVDHIVPSNHGGSDDLSNLQALGFHCNAGKRHPARGGLCVLHAGGQRPGAAEERAEVQNLTTNAFRLNSMRTWLSNRWISSDRARSSNAVRSGLPMLPVATTRSLAGVPRNR comes from the coding sequence ATGGTAGGCAAGGTGCTCACCGGCAACGGCATCACCCTCTGCGAGAAGGGCACTTACGCCCTGGTGGGCGGCGAGGAGCTGAGCGACGGCGAGCGCGACCAGCTGCTGCAGCTCTGCCGCCAGCGCCTTGATGCCTTCCGCCAGCAGCGGGGTGAGGAGGTGTTCGCCCACAGGAGCCGCCACCGCACGGCGATCAGCGGCTCGATCAAAGTCCGGGTGCTCACTCGCGCCAGAGGCCGCTGCGAGTGCTGCGGAGCCCATGAGCACCAGCGGGCCTTGGAGGTGGACCACATCGTGCCCAGCAACCACGGCGGCTCTGACGACCTCAGCAACCTGCAGGCCCTCGGCTTCCACTGCAATGCCGGCAAGCGCCATCCCGCGCGAGGCGGGCTGTGTGTTCTGCACGCTGGAGGGCAGCGGCCGGGTGCTGCTGAAGAACGAGCTGAGGTTCAGAACCTGACAACCAATGCCTTCCGACTCAACTCAATGAGGACGTGGCTTTCGAACAGATGGATCAGCTCCGACAGAGCACGAAGCAGCAACGCAGTGAGATCCGGGTTGCCGATGTTGCCCGTGGCGACAACCAGGAGCCTGGCTGGAGTGCCGCGCAACAGATGA
- a CDS encoding TrlF family AAA-like ATPase, with translation MSSRGAQFRKTDLQVHSPRDGSWDGARPEDHLSCEDTDADLQTVRRDYCKEFIGRCIEKGLTAVSITDHHEGVYVYEALQALAEMQEADPDLNFWIFPGMELTCKDSCQALIIFDVDLAQNLFEKARSRLSLPADVKPEERLGIQVELLNHNLEELQSLLDGDDELQGRFIILPHVKPDGHKTVLRRGFHKRFKDMPYVGGYMDKARPDDLKPGDRRILDGEIPAWASEKRGVVSCSDARHADFRLIGNHATWIKLASPKAESLRQAMLAPDSRIRHSEPALPEALISELSVSGSKYLTDGTYLFNPQMNSIIGGRGAGKSTLIEYVRFALGCSAIDDDQDTQTTATQRLKEILEGTLDHEIGEISLKVLLNGTPITLTRTVARQDVISVETEGSVSLSSVADVRMLVPTQQYRQGELSDLARGDAEERLLRLVTAPASHQLSEIETKLKRNAQSLTDALSKAVRLSASQHAQSHAQTKILLLKSQIENLEKQLSADGQVPATAITEHENFTRQGEALASARRVLERSKETIGDSLSDLISKLNVATTGQPVFLENETLRQVFNSLQTAILPGGSLQTILESATAWFDSELGKISSAEKDWAPILEAHIREYEEQKKLLAGKEAVLESIERLRGQLSEVEEQLEAAEVEVNELRNADSELVALRHQRAELEVQLSAVVQNQIATIEEASSQLANGRLAQDPNYSEIEEAIQQAFELPRLRGLRIERILKNVQNVPEKPAKWKEIQDEALQLLKWKEGAAEDKGDAPLTPILSEALGPEFMERLKEAISTERVSVLLRAILRPRVEVFHIRDGSPIEFRKASQGEQAATLLNILMNQTHGPLIIDQPEEDLDNMIINEIIKTIRAAKDNRQLILATHNANIAVNGDSENVIQMVLGRQAAGGAIDEEPVCDAITNTMEGGRVAFELRRKKYNF, from the coding sequence ATGAGTTCCCGCGGAGCGCAATTTCGAAAGACGGATCTCCAAGTCCACTCGCCACGAGATGGAAGTTGGGATGGAGCAAGACCGGAGGATCACTTGTCATGCGAAGACACAGACGCTGATCTGCAAACGGTGCGACGAGATTATTGCAAAGAATTTATCGGCAGATGTATTGAGAAAGGCCTTACAGCTGTGTCGATAACTGATCATCATGAAGGTGTCTATGTCTATGAGGCATTACAAGCTCTTGCGGAAATGCAAGAGGCGGATCCTGACCTCAATTTCTGGATTTTTCCCGGCATGGAACTGACTTGCAAGGATTCGTGTCAGGCATTAATCATATTCGATGTAGATCTAGCCCAAAATCTATTCGAGAAAGCAAGATCAAGACTTAGCCTTCCTGCAGACGTAAAGCCAGAAGAGAGACTTGGCATTCAGGTTGAGTTGCTTAACCATAATCTGGAAGAACTTCAATCTTTATTGGATGGTGACGATGAATTGCAAGGCCGCTTTATCATTCTTCCTCATGTAAAACCAGACGGACACAAGACGGTCCTCAGGAGGGGCTTTCATAAACGCTTCAAGGACATGCCATATGTCGGGGGCTACATGGACAAGGCCCGTCCAGATGACCTTAAACCAGGAGATCGAAGAATCCTGGACGGAGAAATTCCTGCATGGGCATCGGAAAAGCGAGGAGTGGTTTCATGCTCTGATGCTCGGCACGCTGATTTTCGGTTAATCGGCAATCATGCAACATGGATTAAGTTGGCGTCTCCCAAAGCGGAATCCCTACGCCAAGCGATGCTTGCGCCTGATTCACGTATTCGCCATTCAGAACCAGCTTTGCCAGAAGCGCTAATTAGCGAGCTATCGGTTAGTGGATCAAAGTATCTAACCGATGGTACATATTTGTTCAATCCGCAGATGAATTCGATAATTGGTGGGCGCGGTGCTGGTAAATCAACTCTCATTGAGTATGTTCGTTTTGCCTTGGGTTGTTCGGCAATCGACGACGACCAAGACACACAAACTACTGCAACCCAGCGGCTTAAAGAAATCCTAGAAGGCACTCTTGATCATGAAATAGGTGAGATATCTCTGAAGGTTCTCCTGAACGGCACTCCTATTACCCTTACCCGTACAGTCGCCAGGCAGGATGTCATTTCTGTAGAAACTGAAGGATCAGTAAGCCTCAGCTCAGTTGCAGATGTCAGGATGCTTGTTCCTACTCAACAGTATCGCCAGGGGGAGCTATCTGACCTGGCGAGAGGAGATGCTGAAGAGCGCTTATTGCGTCTTGTGACCGCCCCTGCATCGCATCAGCTAAGTGAGATTGAGACGAAATTAAAGCGTAATGCTCAATCTCTGACAGATGCACTGTCGAAAGCTGTGAGGCTGTCGGCTTCTCAACATGCCCAGAGTCATGCCCAGACAAAAATATTACTACTGAAGTCACAAATTGAGAATTTAGAGAAACAACTTTCTGCTGACGGGCAAGTGCCTGCGACCGCGATCACAGAGCACGAGAACTTCACCCGCCAAGGTGAGGCTCTTGCCTCAGCTCGCAGAGTTCTAGAGCGCAGCAAGGAAACAATTGGCGATTCTCTATCTGATCTGATTTCAAAACTGAACGTAGCCACCACAGGACAACCGGTCTTTCTTGAGAACGAAACTCTAAGGCAGGTATTTAATTCGCTACAGACTGCGATCTTGCCAGGTGGATCGCTACAGACCATCCTTGAGTCTGCGACAGCTTGGTTTGACTCTGAACTGGGGAAGATTTCCTCCGCCGAGAAGGATTGGGCGCCAATACTGGAAGCTCACATCAGAGAATATGAAGAGCAAAAGAAACTTCTAGCGGGTAAGGAGGCTGTTCTGGAAAGCATTGAACGACTAAGAGGGCAGCTTAGTGAAGTCGAGGAGCAGTTAGAGGCTGCCGAAGTTGAAGTTAACGAATTACGGAATGCTGACTCCGAACTGGTGGCACTGCGGCATCAGAGAGCTGAGTTGGAAGTACAGCTTTCGGCTGTTGTGCAAAATCAGATAGCCACAATCGAAGAAGCTTCATCACAATTGGCAAATGGCCGTCTAGCACAGGATCCAAACTACTCTGAGATTGAGGAGGCTATTCAGCAGGCATTTGAGTTGCCACGTTTGCGTGGATTACGTATTGAACGAATTTTAAAAAATGTTCAGAATGTTCCAGAGAAGCCGGCGAAATGGAAGGAAATCCAGGACGAGGCACTTCAGTTGTTAAAGTGGAAAGAAGGGGCTGCCGAAGACAAGGGTGATGCTCCATTAACTCCGATCCTGAGTGAAGCTCTTGGGCCAGAGTTTATGGAACGATTGAAGGAGGCAATCTCCACCGAACGAGTTTCGGTGCTTTTAAGGGCGATTCTGCGTCCTCGCGTGGAGGTATTTCATATTCGTGACGGGAGCCCAATTGAATTTAGGAAGGCTTCGCAGGGTGAGCAGGCTGCGACATTGCTGAACATTCTTATGAATCAAACCCATGGACCCCTTATCATAGATCAGCCCGAAGAGGATCTTGACAACATGATCATTAATGAAATTATCAAAACGATTCGCGCAGCTAAGGACAACAGACAACTAATTCTCGCGACGCATAATGCGAATATCGCGGTTAATGGGGATTCGGAGAATGTGATTCAGATGGTGTTGGGGCGACAAGCTGCAGGCGGTGCGATAGACGAAGAACCTGTCTGCGATGCGATTACCAATACTATGGAGGGTGGCAGAGTCGCGTTCGAACTGCGCCGAAAGAAATACAATTTCTAG